The nucleotide window GACCGCCCTCGCCGCCCCGGCGCCGGTCGAAGCGGGCCAGGTACGCCGTGCCGCCCGCGCGGGCGTGGGACTCGGCCAGTCTGCTGCTGTACTCGGCGAACAGCAGATCTCCGTACACCGCGAGGAAGATGTCGAGGACCGGGGCGCCCGGCATCAGCGCGCGGTAGCCGTCGACGAGTTCCGCCGCCAGTCCGAAGTCGGCCGCGAAGGCGGCGAGCCGGCTCTCGCTGGTGATCTCGGCACTGCTGCCCACGGCATCGAGCAGTCGGCACTCCTCCGTGGTGTGACAGACCATCAGGTCCACCTCGCGGCCGGCGCCCGCGGCGATGGCGGTGAGAGGGTCCGCCCGCAGGGTGTCGCCGTCCACGACGGGCCCGTAGATCGCCGGGTCGTAGTGGCGCTGTCCCGAGTCCGGATTCCGGCGGTAGCCGTCGGCGACCTGGTCGGAAGCGGCGACGAGCGTTGCCGGGGAAGCGGAGCGGAGGCCCGCCCGGGTCGGGGGGACTCCCGCCGCCGCGGCGACCTCGGCGGTGGTCCGCGCGGCGGCCGCCACCGGTGCGCAGGCGTTGACGGCGCTGTGGGCGACGGCCCGGCGGAAGAGGCCGCGTGCCCGCTCCGTCACCATCAGACAGGCGACCGCTGTCGCACCCGAGGACTGACCGGCCACGGTGACCCGGCCGGGGTCCCCGCCGAACGCGCCGATGTTGTCACGTACCCACTCCAGTGCGGCGATCTGGTCGAGCAGTCCCCGGTTGTCCGGGCAGACGTCCTCGCCTCCGCTGACCGGGACGTGGCCGAATCCCTCGAAGCCCAGACGGTAGTTGAGGGTGACGACGACCAGTCCCTGCCCGGCGAGCGCGGCGCCGTCGAAGTCGGGCTGCGCGGAGGAGCCGAAGACGTAGGCGCCTCCGTGAATCCACACGAGGACCGGGAGGGCGTCGTGGCCGGCTCCCGGGGTCCAGATGTTGAGGGTGAGGATGTCCTCGTCGCCGGGCGACCATGCGGGCGCGCCGGGAAGTTCGGCCGACTGCGGTGCGACGGGGCCGAACTCCAGACAGTCCCGTACGCCGTTCCAGGCGGGCGCCGGGCGCGGGGCCATGAAGCGGTGGGCGCCGAACGGCGGTGCGGCGTAGGGGATGCCGAGCACGGCGACGGTCCCGCCGTCAGCGGTGACCGGCCTGCCGCGTACCGGTCCGGCCACCGTCGTGAATACCCTCATCGCCACTGCCTCACTCGTGCTGTGCACCCTCCCCGGGCGCCGTTTCAGCATGTCAGGGGGCCGGCCACGGAGGCCAACACCTTGATCGTCGCGATTGACGCATCCGGGGTGTGAGTGAGCGGGCGGTGAGCCGAGCCGGGGGCTACACCTCGGTGAGTTCCCGCACGGTCGCCATGTCACTGAACGGCAGCAGTGCGTCACCGACGATCTGATGCGGCTCGCTCCCCTTGCCGGCGATCAGGACGATGTCGTCCGGGCCCGCGACGGAGAGGGCGAAGGCGATGGCCTCACGCCTGTCCACGAAGCGTTCGAAGGGGGTTCCGGTCGCCGTGAGGGCCGGGGCGATCTGGTCGAGGATGCCTTCGGGGTCCTCGTGGCGGGGGTTGTCCGAGGTGAGGACGCAGAGTTCGGACCCGGCCCCGGCGATCGTTCCCATGTCCGCCCGCTTTGTGGTGTCCCGGTCGCCGCCGCAGCCGAAGACGGTGATGACGCGGGCCTTGGCGAATCCGCGGATCGTCGTCAGGACCTTGCTCAGGGAGTCCGGCGAGTGGGCGTAGTCGACGATCACGGAGGTCCCTGACGAGGTCGTGACCCGCTCGAAGCGGCCCGGGATCTGGGGCATCTGTTCGAGCGCGGCGACCAGTCCGGCCAGGTCGTGGCCGAGGACGTGGCAGGCGGCCACGGTGGCGAGGGCGTTGGCCACCGAGAAGCGGCCCGGCGAGGGGATCGCGGCCGGATACTTGCGGCCGTCGTGGTGCAGGGTGAAGCGCGTACCCGAGGCGTCGACCGTCAGGTCCGTGGCCCGGAAGTCCGCTTCCGCGTCGAGGGCGTACGTGGTCACGGGGCCGGGCGCCGCGTCCCGGATCGCGGCTCCGACCGGGTCGTCGACGTTGATCACGGCATGGCCGCACAGGCCCTGGAACAGCCGCAGTTTGGCGTCCCGGTAGTTGTCCATCGTTCCGTGGTCGTCCAGGTGGTCCTGGGTCAGGTTGGTGAAGACGCCGACGTCGATGAACGTACGGTCCACCCGGTGGGTCAGCAGACCCATCGAGGTGGCTTCCAGCACCACGGTGCCGACCCCCCGGTCGCGCATGCAGCCCAGGAGGTACTGGAGGTCGGGCGTCTCGGGGGTGGTCAGGACCGACTGCGGCATCGGGATCAGCTCGTCACCGATCCGGCTGCCCGCCGTGCCGATGACACCGGCCTTCGCGCCTTCGGCGATGCGGAGCACGGATTCGACCATGTACGAGACCGACGTCTTCCCGTTGGTACCCGTGATCGCGATCATGTCCATCTGCCGGCCCGGCTCACCGAAGTAGCGTGAGGCGACGACCGCCGCCGCCGCCCGGATGTCGGGCACCCGGACCACGCACACGTCCGCCGCGGGCGCCGGGTGCTCGGACACCTCGGGGCCGACGAGGACGGCCGCCGCGCCTCGGGCGACCGCCGGTGCGACGGCTTCGGGGCCCCCGCCCTGGTAGCCGGGTACGGCGACGAACAACGAACCGGGCGCGGCCAGTTCGGCGTCGAAGGTGGTGCCCGCCGTGATCGACGTCCGGGCGGGGTCGCCCTGGAGAATCTGGTGGTCCTGTCCGGCCAGCAGCTCGCTCAGCTTCACAGTGATCCCTTCGAAGTGGCTCGGCCGGTGGTGCGGCCGTCGCCGGACAGCAGCACCGGCGGTGTCCGGGGGCTGCGTGGTGATGTGGAGCCGTAGTGGATCGCGCGTCCGGACGAACGGGACGCGAAAGTTCAGCGG belongs to Streptomyces finlayi and includes:
- a CDS encoding carboxylesterase/lipase family protein — translated: MRVFTTVAGPVRGRPVTADGGTVAVLGIPYAAPPFGAHRFMAPRPAPAWNGVRDCLEFGPVAPQSAELPGAPAWSPGDEDILTLNIWTPGAGHDALPVLVWIHGGAYVFGSSAQPDFDGAALAGQGLVVVTLNYRLGFEGFGHVPVSGGEDVCPDNRGLLDQIAALEWVRDNIGAFGGDPGRVTVAGQSSGATAVACLMVTERARGLFRRAVAHSAVNACAPVAAAARTTAEVAAAAGVPPTRAGLRSASPATLVAASDQVADGYRRNPDSGQRHYDPAIYGPVVDGDTLRADPLTAIAAGAGREVDLMVCHTTEECRLLDAVGSSAEITSESRLAAFAADFGLAAELVDGYRALMPGAPVLDIFLAVYGDLLFAEYSSRLAESHARAGGTAYLARFDRRRGGEGGPVRAWHCADIPFAFGTLDEKSVHFLIGGPPGPADHTLSARMMRSWADFAATGDPGWARTGASAGAVMVWGAEADAAGTPVDAFRELWRTAGYPLLAP
- a CDS encoding UDP-N-acetylmuramoyl-L-alanyl-D-glutamate--2,6-diaminopimelate ligase; the protein is MKLSELLAGQDHQILQGDPARTSITAGTTFDAELAAPGSLFVAVPGYQGGGPEAVAPAVARGAAAVLVGPEVSEHPAPAADVCVVRVPDIRAAAAVVASRYFGEPGRQMDMIAITGTNGKTSVSYMVESVLRIAEGAKAGVIGTAGSRIGDELIPMPQSVLTTPETPDLQYLLGCMRDRGVGTVVLEATSMGLLTHRVDRTFIDVGVFTNLTQDHLDDHGTMDNYRDAKLRLFQGLCGHAVINVDDPVGAAIRDAAPGPVTTYALDAEADFRATDLTVDASGTRFTLHHDGRKYPAAIPSPGRFSVANALATVAACHVLGHDLAGLVAALEQMPQIPGRFERVTTSSGTSVIVDYAHSPDSLSKVLTTIRGFAKARVITVFGCGGDRDTTKRADMGTIAGAGSELCVLTSDNPRHEDPEGILDQIAPALTATGTPFERFVDRREAIAFALSVAGPDDIVLIAGKGSEPHQIVGDALLPFSDMATVRELTEV